A window of the Burkholderia sp. 9120 genome harbors these coding sequences:
- a CDS encoding response regulator yields the protein MLTYNKTTAIYGAIAALTITIFVLDCLTPLGVAVWILYLAPVALCLFVRDAAAPLLSALVSTLFIAGGFFLSSGTPTISVAVVVMNRAFAILTIWSVGAMAFMYVRSRSRLESLTRFQHAQVQVATQIRGATTPSALGASVLRILTTLADAQVGAIYVRDEDILRRIATWALPDPDAAPATIALGAGLIGQAPQEGRTLRIADAPAGYLHIGSALGDGHPSQIFVTPLTADGVVVGELELGFASGQRPLDDIEQVVEGVAESIGMALRSANYRARLENLLEETQRQSEQLQVQQEELRVTNEELQEQSRALMDSQASLETQHTDLEQKNVLLEGYAHRLEAQKTELLIAQEAQEVNAKRLEDASRYKSEFLANMSHELRTPLNSSLILAQLLERNKDGNLTSEQVRYAATIHASNNTLLVLINDILDLSKVEAGQIAIECEPVTIDALVLSLQQTFAPIAQEKGLDFRIHRTADVPDVVITDNQRVEQILRNLLANAMKFTEAGEVRLTVERVDAETLRFDIHDSGIGIAADKLDLIFEAFQQADGTTSRRFGGSGLGLSISREFSRLLGGRISVASEQGVGSVFSLTLPICFTPAARPAAPADATLSAPSASAPSAAAKVGLSGTAPRLQVSPPARQNLVELPESPSASVPADSIPDDRNLRQRGGRLILAIEDDTAFAAILRDLAHDLNFDFVHATNATSGLSLARETQPAGILLDIGLPDRSGLTVLEWLKQDPLTRHLPIHIVSATDHAERARFLGAVGYTLKPTAREALEAAILRLETRLEQQMRRVLVVEDDPVMSESIRALLETGKTEIVLSSTLGNALGQMETNRFDCIVTDLALPDGTGYDLLERLAANLSWATVPVIVYTGRVLSDDEEQRLRRYSKSIIIKGARSPERLLDEVTLFLHSVESSLPPEQQRMLRAVRQRDREFEGRTILLAEDDVRNIFALSHVIEPLGATLRIARNGLEALQTLEREPDIDLVLMDVMMPEMDGLSATREIRRSERFGRVPVIALTAKAMADDRQRCLEAGADDYISKPVDVEKMIALCRVWLQQR from the coding sequence ATGCTGACCTACAACAAAACCACAGCGATATACGGGGCAATTGCCGCGCTGACCATCACGATTTTTGTGCTCGATTGCCTGACGCCGCTCGGCGTTGCCGTCTGGATTCTCTACCTTGCCCCGGTGGCCCTGTGCCTATTCGTCAGGGACGCGGCCGCCCCGCTGTTATCCGCGCTGGTGTCCACGCTGTTCATTGCGGGCGGCTTTTTTCTTTCCAGCGGTACGCCGACGATCAGCGTAGCCGTCGTCGTGATGAATCGCGCGTTCGCCATCCTTACCATCTGGAGCGTGGGCGCCATGGCTTTCATGTACGTGCGTTCGCGTAGCAGACTCGAAAGCCTGACCCGATTCCAGCATGCCCAGGTGCAGGTCGCCACGCAGATTCGCGGCGCAACCACCCCCTCGGCTTTGGGCGCGTCGGTCTTGCGTATTCTGACGACACTGGCCGACGCCCAGGTCGGCGCGATCTACGTCCGCGACGAAGACATCTTGCGTCGCATCGCCACCTGGGCCCTGCCGGATCCCGACGCCGCGCCGGCGACCATTGCGCTCGGCGCCGGGCTGATCGGCCAGGCCCCGCAGGAAGGACGAACCCTCAGAATCGCGGACGCGCCGGCAGGCTACCTGCATATCGGCTCCGCACTCGGCGACGGGCATCCGTCGCAGATATTCGTTACGCCGCTGACCGCCGACGGCGTGGTGGTCGGCGAGCTCGAACTCGGCTTCGCCTCGGGCCAGCGGCCGCTCGACGACATTGAACAGGTGGTGGAAGGCGTGGCCGAGAGCATCGGGATGGCGCTTCGCTCGGCAAACTATCGTGCCCGCCTCGAAAATCTGCTGGAGGAGACGCAGCGCCAAAGCGAACAGTTGCAGGTGCAACAGGAAGAACTGCGGGTCACGAACGAGGAACTGCAGGAACAGAGCCGCGCGTTGATGGACTCTCAGGCCAGCCTCGAAACGCAGCACACCGACCTCGAACAGAAAAATGTGCTGCTCGAAGGCTATGCCCACCGTCTGGAAGCACAAAAAACGGAACTTCTGATCGCACAGGAGGCGCAGGAGGTCAATGCAAAACGCCTTGAAGACGCCAGTCGCTACAAGTCCGAATTCCTGGCCAATATGTCGCATGAACTGCGCACGCCGCTCAACAGTTCACTGATCCTTGCGCAACTATTGGAGCGCAATAAAGACGGCAACCTGACCTCGGAACAGGTGCGCTACGCCGCGACGATCCATGCGTCGAATAACACGCTGCTCGTTCTGATCAACGACATTCTCGATCTGTCGAAAGTCGAAGCCGGACAGATCGCGATCGAATGCGAACCGGTCACGATCGATGCATTGGTGCTGTCACTACAGCAGACCTTCGCGCCGATTGCGCAGGAGAAAGGCCTCGATTTTCGTATTCATCGAACAGCGGATGTGCCCGATGTCGTGATCACCGATAACCAGCGCGTCGAGCAGATTCTGCGAAACCTGCTGGCGAACGCAATGAAGTTTACCGAGGCCGGAGAAGTCCGCCTCACGGTTGAGCGCGTCGACGCCGAGACGCTCCGCTTCGACATCCATGACTCAGGAATCGGCATCGCCGCCGATAAGCTCGACCTTATCTTCGAAGCGTTTCAGCAGGCCGACGGCACCACCAGCCGTCGATTCGGCGGTAGCGGGCTGGGCCTGTCGATTTCGCGCGAGTTCTCCCGCCTGCTGGGTGGCAGGATCAGCGTCGCGAGCGAGCAAGGCGTCGGCAGCGTGTTCAGCCTCACGCTGCCAATTTGCTTCACGCCCGCGGCGCGACCGGCCGCGCCGGCCGATGCGACGCTGTCCGCGCCGTCTGCGAGCGCGCCATCTGCCGCGGCAAAAGTGGGACTGTCGGGCACCGCACCGCGCTTGCAGGTTTCCCCGCCGGCGCGACAGAACCTGGTCGAACTGCCGGAATCGCCGAGCGCTTCAGTGCCCGCCGATTCGATTCCCGATGATCGGAACTTACGGCAGCGTGGCGGACGCCTTATCCTGGCGATCGAAGACGACACCGCTTTCGCGGCCATTTTGCGCGACCTCGCACACGATCTGAATTTCGACTTCGTCCATGCAACGAATGCCACGAGCGGGCTCTCACTCGCACGCGAGACGCAACCCGCCGGCATCCTGCTGGATATCGGCTTGCCGGACCGCTCAGGACTCACGGTGCTCGAATGGCTCAAGCAGGATCCGCTCACCCGCCATTTGCCGATCCATATCGTATCCGCGACCGACCACGCCGAGCGGGCCAGGTTCCTTGGCGCGGTCGGCTATACGTTGAAACCCACCGCACGGGAAGCGCTCGAGGCAGCGATCCTGCGCCTCGAAACCCGGCTCGAACAACAGATGCGCCGCGTGCTCGTGGTCGAAGACGATCCCGTGATGAGCGAGAGCATTCGCGCCCTGCTGGAAACGGGTAAGACGGAGATCGTCCTGTCCTCCACGCTGGGCAATGCGCTCGGGCAGATGGAAACGAACCGCTTCGACTGCATCGTGACGGATCTCGCGCTGCCGGACGGCACCGGCTACGATCTGCTAGAACGACTCGCGGCCAACCTGTCCTGGGCGACGGTACCCGTCATCGTCTACACCGGGCGCGTGCTGTCCGACGACGAAGAGCAAAGGCTGCGGCGCTATTCGAAGTCGATCATCATCAAGGGCGCAAGATCTCCCGAGCGTCTGCTCGACGAAGTGACGTTATTCCTGCACAGCGTCGAATCCTCGTTACCGCCCGAGCAGCAAAGAATGCTCCGCGCGGTGCGGCAGCGCGATCGTGAATTCGAAGGGCGAACCATCCTGCTAGCCGAAGACGACGTGCGCAATATCTTCGCGCTTTCGCACGTCATCGAACCGCTCGGCGCGACCCTCAGAATCGCGCGCAATGGCCTTGAGGCGCTGCAGACACTGGAACGCGAACCCGACATCGACCTCGTTCTGATGGACGTCATGATGCCGGAAATGGATGGGCTTAGCGCCACCCGGGAAATTCGCCGCAGCGAACGGTTCGGACGGGTTCCGGTGATCGCACTGACGGCCAAAGCCATGGCCGACGATCGTCAGCGCTGTCTCGAGGCTGGGGCGGACGACTACATTTCCAAACCAGTCGACGTCGAGAAAATGATTGCACTGTGCAGAGTGTGGTTGCAACAACGGTAG
- a CDS encoding cytochrome c: MNPPNPPAVWAMAVAASGTVNSTANSNPADAAEVARGAYLAKAADCAGCHTAAPRVTEPGAAPILSPSFAGGLGMASPFGTIYSSNITPDPHMGIGAYTYDDFARALREGVAPGGKRLYPAMPYPSFAKISDEDLHALYAYFMHGVQPVAVAAPETRLPFPFSQRWALMFWDWAFVPSGPFKPETGRDAQWNRGAYLVQSLGHCGACHTPRGPAYEERGYTESSTVYLTGGTNDHWFAPNLTADPGSGLGRSAPADIAAFLKQGHGGGLITFGSMVQVVEDSTQYMSDADLAAIAAYLKSLPPRAQSGLFNGRSRAALLSAQALKTGDVEHPGAGIYATYCARCHQSDGAGVAQKYPRLAGNPAVLSASSASLVRLLVEGGGSPHTRDGPESRKMSSFAGKLDDDEMAHVLTFIRNTWGNAAAPVTTHDVSSVRSALHK; the protein is encoded by the coding sequence ATGAACCCGCCGAACCCGCCGGCTGTGTGGGCCATGGCCGTCGCCGCAAGTGGCACAGTGAACAGCACGGCAAACAGCAACCCCGCCGATGCCGCCGAGGTCGCGCGCGGCGCTTACCTCGCCAAAGCTGCCGACTGCGCCGGCTGTCATACGGCCGCGCCACGCGTTACCGAACCAGGCGCCGCTCCAATACTTTCACCGTCATTCGCCGGTGGCCTCGGCATGGCGTCGCCGTTCGGCACGATCTACTCGTCGAACATCACGCCCGACCCGCACATGGGCATCGGCGCGTACACCTACGACGACTTCGCACGGGCATTGCGCGAAGGCGTCGCGCCTGGCGGCAAGCGTTTGTATCCGGCGATGCCTTACCCGTCGTTTGCAAAAATCTCGGACGAGGACCTGCACGCGCTGTACGCCTACTTCATGCATGGCGTACAACCGGTCGCGGTCGCCGCGCCCGAAACCAGATTGCCGTTCCCGTTCAGCCAGCGCTGGGCCCTCATGTTCTGGGACTGGGCCTTCGTTCCGAGTGGTCCGTTCAAGCCCGAAACGGGACGGGACGCGCAATGGAATCGCGGTGCGTATCTCGTGCAATCGCTGGGTCATTGCGGTGCCTGTCACACACCGAGAGGACCGGCTTATGAAGAGCGCGGCTATACCGAGTCCAGCACGGTCTATCTGACGGGCGGCACCAACGACCACTGGTTCGCGCCGAACCTTACCGCCGACCCCGGCTCGGGTCTCGGCCGAAGCGCGCCGGCCGACATTGCCGCGTTCCTGAAACAGGGCCACGGCGGCGGACTGATCACCTTCGGCAGCATGGTGCAGGTCGTGGAGGACAGCACGCAATACATGAGCGACGCGGACCTCGCGGCCATCGCCGCGTATCTGAAGAGCCTTCCGCCGCGCGCGCAAAGCGGCCTGTTCAATGGGCGTTCGCGCGCGGCGCTGTTGAGCGCGCAGGCATTGAAAACCGGCGACGTCGAGCATCCCGGCGCGGGCATCTACGCGACTTACTGCGCGCGCTGCCATCAGTCGGACGGGGCGGGTGTAGCGCAGAAATATCCGCGGCTGGCGGGCAATCCGGCGGTGCTATCGGCTTCCTCTGCTTCGCTCGTGCGGCTGCTAGTCGAAGGCGGCGGCAGTCCGCATACCAGGGACGGACCCGAGTCGCGCAAGATGTCTTCGTTCGCCGGCAAGCTCGACGACGACGAAATGGCTCACGTGCTGACGTTTATCCGCAATACGTGGGGCAATGCGGCGGCGCCGGTGACGACGCACGACGTGTCGAGCGTGCGCAGCGCCTTGCACAAATAG
- a CDS encoding cytochrome c oxidase subunit 3 has product MSDAIDLNQPSSEPVEPTYELPVGSAGERSGGWWGCLTLIVTEGALFGYLIFSYLYLASQNPQRWPPEGLPKLGLGVANTVILLSSSVFVWLCERLVRRRRLRWAVASMGTGVVLGCVFIGIQLLEWHDHPYGLTTHLYGSLYFTITGFHMAHVLVGIVVLLLLLLWTALGYFDEKRCAALTIGGLYWHFVDVVWLFIFSTLYLTPYLFQEGSWPRS; this is encoded by the coding sequence ATGAGCGACGCCATCGATCTGAATCAGCCGTCATCCGAACCTGTGGAGCCCACGTACGAATTGCCCGTGGGCAGCGCGGGCGAGCGCTCGGGCGGATGGTGGGGGTGTCTTACGCTGATCGTCACTGAAGGTGCGCTGTTCGGCTATCTGATCTTTTCGTACCTGTATCTGGCCTCGCAAAATCCGCAGCGCTGGCCGCCTGAAGGGCTTCCGAAGCTGGGACTCGGCGTGGCGAATACCGTCATTCTTCTGTCGAGTAGCGTGTTCGTCTGGTTGTGCGAGCGGCTCGTGCGCCGCAGGCGGCTGCGCTGGGCGGTGGCGTCGATGGGGACGGGTGTCGTGCTGGGTTGCGTGTTTATCGGCATCCAGTTGCTGGAATGGCACGATCATCCGTACGGCCTGACCACACATCTCTATGGTTCGCTGTATTTCACCATCACCGGATTCCATATGGCGCACGTGCTGGTGGGAATCGTCGTGCTGTTACTCCTGCTGTTGTGGACCGCGCTCGGCTACTTCGACGAAAAACGCTGTGCGGCGTTGACGATCGGCGGGCTGTACTGGCATTTCGTCGACGTCGTGTGGCTGTTTATTTTCAGCACGCTGTATCTGACGCCTTACCTCTTTCAGGAGGGGTCATGGCCGAGGAGTTGA
- the ctaD gene encoding cytochrome c oxidase subunit I, whose translation MADHPATASTPGESPRTPPCAVAGLPLTRLPQRGRVLPGSAEEKRLREIWEAPPGWRGWLSTVDHKTIGLRYLVTAFIFLLMGGVEALLMRIQLARPNATVLTPEQYNQLFTMHGVTMIFLYALPVLSGFSNYLWPLVLGARDMAFPRLNALSYWLFLFAGIFLYASFPAGQAPDAGWFNYAPLSGLEYSTGPNIDIYALGMVLLGISTTVGSMNFVVTLLRMRAPGMSLDRMPVLVWGTLTASGGNLLAVPSVSLAFFMLWMDRRIGTHFFDVLNGGRPLLWQHLFWIFAHPWVYAVVLPAMGIVSDALPVFCRRPLVGYGPVALSTVATMVVGFVVWIHHMFATGIPALALSFFGAASMVIAIPSAVATFAWIATIWTGRPVFRVPFLFFAGFVLLFVIGGVSGVMTAAVPLDWQLTDTYFVVAHLHYVLLGINVFPVIGGIYFWFPKFTGKMMSERIGKLAFWVLFAGFNIAFFPMHIAGLLGMPRRIYTYPADMGWNTVNLVTSLGSFLFAAGVLIFLIDLLVSLKNGKPAGDNPWDAPTLEWSVSSPPPPYNFAVVPTLASRHPLWEGRIDEPGETVHVHSQLDEPGETVHVHSQLDEGYLLAQGREALGTTALDASPDVILKMPGDSYAPFWLAVFATLVFAGLALAAWIFAGAMLAGCAASIIVWLWPERPLLQREPALVHDAGG comes from the coding sequence ATGGCCGATCATCCTGCGACTGCTTCGACGCCTGGCGAATCGCCGCGCACACCGCCTTGCGCCGTGGCCGGCTTGCCGCTCACGCGGCTGCCGCAGCGTGGCCGGGTGCTGCCCGGCAGCGCGGAGGAAAAGCGCCTGCGCGAGATCTGGGAAGCGCCGCCCGGCTGGCGCGGCTGGCTCTCGACGGTCGATCATAAAACCATCGGCTTGCGCTATCTCGTCACCGCTTTCATCTTCCTGTTGATGGGCGGGGTCGAAGCGCTGCTCATGCGCATCCAGCTCGCGCGCCCCAACGCCACCGTCCTCACGCCCGAGCAATACAACCAGCTCTTCACGATGCACGGCGTGACGATGATCTTCCTGTACGCGTTGCCGGTGCTCTCCGGTTTCTCGAACTATCTGTGGCCGCTGGTGCTCGGCGCGCGCGACATGGCGTTTCCGCGCCTGAACGCGCTGTCGTACTGGCTGTTTCTGTTCGCGGGTATTTTTCTATACGCGAGTTTTCCGGCGGGACAGGCGCCGGACGCCGGCTGGTTCAATTACGCGCCGCTTTCCGGCCTCGAATACAGCACCGGGCCGAATATCGACATCTACGCGCTCGGCATGGTGCTGCTTGGCATCTCGACGACGGTCGGCTCGATGAACTTCGTCGTGACCTTGCTGCGCATGCGTGCGCCGGGCATGTCGCTCGACCGGATGCCGGTGCTGGTGTGGGGTACCTTGACCGCGTCGGGCGGCAACCTGCTGGCGGTGCCCTCGGTGAGTCTCGCGTTCTTCATGTTGTGGATGGACCGGCGCATCGGCACGCACTTCTTCGACGTGCTCAACGGCGGCCGTCCGCTGCTCTGGCAGCATCTGTTCTGGATCTTCGCGCATCCGTGGGTGTACGCGGTGGTGCTGCCGGCCATGGGCATCGTCTCCGACGCGCTGCCGGTGTTCTGCCGGCGTCCGCTGGTCGGCTACGGACCGGTGGCGCTCTCCACGGTCGCGACGATGGTGGTCGGCTTCGTCGTGTGGATTCACCATATGTTCGCGACCGGGATTCCGGCGCTCGCGCTGTCGTTTTTCGGCGCCGCCAGCATGGTGATCGCGATCCCCAGCGCGGTCGCCACCTTCGCCTGGATCGCGACGATCTGGACCGGGCGGCCGGTGTTTCGCGTGCCGTTCCTGTTCTTCGCGGGCTTCGTGCTGCTGTTCGTGATAGGCGGCGTGTCCGGTGTGATGACGGCGGCCGTGCCGCTCGACTGGCAACTCACCGATACCTATTTCGTGGTCGCGCATCTGCATTACGTGCTGCTCGGCATCAACGTGTTTCCCGTGATTGGCGGCATCTACTTCTGGTTTCCGAAATTCACCGGCAAGATGATGAGCGAACGCATCGGCAAGCTCGCGTTCTGGGTGTTGTTCGCGGGCTTCAATATCGCGTTTTTTCCGATGCATATCGCCGGTCTGCTTGGTATGCCGCGGCGCATCTACACCTATCCCGCCGACATGGGCTGGAATACGGTGAATCTCGTCACGTCGCTGGGTTCTTTCCTGTTCGCAGCGGGCGTGCTGATCTTTCTGATCGACCTGCTGGTGAGCCTGAAGAACGGCAAGCCGGCCGGCGACAATCCGTGGGACGCGCCCACGCTCGAATGGTCGGTCAGCTCACCGCCGCCGCCGTACAACTTTGCGGTGGTGCCGACGCTCGCGAGTCGTCATCCGTTGTGGGAAGGCCGGATCGACGAGCCGGGCGAGACGGTCCATGTGCACTCGCAGCTCGACGAGCCGGGCGAGACGGTCCATGTGCACTCGCAGCTCGACGAAGGCTATCTGCTCGCGCAAGGCCGCGAAGCGCTCGGCACCACCGCGCTCGATGCCAGTCCGGATGTGATCCTCAAGATGCCCGGCGATTCGTACGCGCCGTTCTGGCTCGCGGTCTTCGCCACGCTCGTGTTCGCCGGGCTCGCGCTGGCGGCGTGGATTTTTGCGGGCGCGATGCTGGCCGGCTGCGCGGCGTCGATCATCGTCTGGTTATGGCCCGAACGTCCGTTGCTCCAGCGCGAGCCGGCCTTGGTCCACGACGCGGGAGGCTGA
- the coxB gene encoding cytochrome c oxidase subunit II, producing MLMPMTVHAEAGAPLNYFLHAAGPAAGPTMHLGWVMTAIAVLVTLIIAALLAGAILRKRPAAQMGTLNAEAGGMRWIYVGTGLSAAALLAMLVYILVTLESVASPASHPQLTITVTAYDWWWKVDYADDPNPARNFSTANEIHIPVGEPVKVQLNSADVVHAFWVPQLAGKTQTIPGQTNEQWLQADRAGLYRGQCSQFCGAQHAHMALEVVAQPPADFNAWRDAQGQAAASVGDAAAVAGQHLFAERCAGCHTIRGTEANGLQAPDLTHLGSRRTIAAGTLTNTPAHLLDWIEHAQQIKPEALMPDIALTSGDAAALSAYLATLH from the coding sequence ATGTTGATGCCGATGACGGTGCATGCGGAGGCGGGGGCGCCGCTCAATTACTTTCTGCATGCGGCGGGGCCGGCGGCCGGTCCCACCATGCATCTCGGCTGGGTAATGACCGCGATCGCGGTCCTGGTGACCCTCATCATTGCCGCACTGCTGGCCGGGGCGATCCTGCGCAAGCGTCCGGCGGCTCAGATGGGGACGCTCAATGCCGAAGCCGGCGGCATGCGCTGGATCTACGTCGGCACAGGTCTGTCTGCGGCGGCGCTGCTGGCGATGCTGGTCTATATCCTCGTGACGCTCGAGTCGGTGGCTTCGCCCGCCAGTCATCCGCAACTCACCATTACCGTCACCGCCTACGACTGGTGGTGGAAAGTCGATTACGCCGACGACCCCAACCCGGCCCGCAACTTCAGCACGGCGAACGAAATCCATATTCCGGTCGGCGAGCCGGTCAAGGTGCAACTGAACAGCGCGGACGTCGTGCACGCGTTCTGGGTTCCGCAACTGGCGGGGAAAACCCAGACCATCCCCGGACAAACCAACGAGCAGTGGCTTCAGGCGGATCGGGCGGGCCTTTATCGTGGGCAATGCTCGCAATTCTGCGGCGCGCAGCATGCGCATATGGCGCTGGAAGTGGTCGCGCAACCCCCGGCGGATTTCAACGCGTGGCGCGACGCGCAAGGCCAGGCGGCGGCATCCGTCGGCGATGCAGCCGCCGTGGCGGGCCAGCATCTGTTCGCCGAACGCTGCGCCGGTTGCCACACGATTCGCGGCACCGAGGCCAATGGCCTGCAAGCGCCCGATCTCACCCATCTCGGCTCGCGCCGCACGATCGCGGCGGGCACGCTCACCAACACACCGGCGCATCTGCTCGACTGGATCGAGCACGCGCAGCAGATCAAGCCTGAAGCGTTGATGCCCGATATCGCGCTGACGAGCGGCGACGCCGCCGCGCTGTCGGCCTATCTGGCGACGCTGCATTGA
- a CDS encoding thiamine pyrophosphate-requiring protein: MSQTVGDFIIERLHAWGVRRIYGYPGDGINGVFGALNRAQSDAKKSKSGNPIQPIEFIQVRHEEMAAFMASAHAKFTGELGVCIATSGPGASHLITGLYDARMDHMPVLAIAGQQARAALGGHYQQELDLVSLFKDVAGAFVEQASVPAQVRHLVDRAVRTALAERKVTAIILPNDLQDLPYEAPSRKHGTLHSGVGYRAPRLMPYPDDLKQAADVLNAGKKVAILVGAGALHATDEVIAVAEKLGAGVAKALLGKAVLPDDLPWVTGSIGLLGTKPSYELMMECDTLLMIGSGFPYSEFLPKEGAARGVQIDLKADMLSLRYPMEVNLVGDSVETLRALLPLLEQKTDRAWRKKIEGWTEDWWKTLDKRAHEAGKDAVNPQRTVWELSKRIPANAIVTSDSGSCANWYARDLKVQRGMMCSLSGGLASMGAAVPYAIAAKFAFSERPVIALVGDGAMQMNNMAELITVSKYWKDWADPRWICMVLNNSDLNQVTWEQRAMEGDPKFEASQDIPSVPYHKFAELIGLKGIYVDNDAQMGAAWDEALASDRPVVIEVKADPNIAPLPPHITLAQAKAFASTLMKGDPNEGNVIVETAKQVLGAVLPGHHDK; encoded by the coding sequence ATGTCTCAAACCGTCGGCGACTTCATCATCGAGCGACTGCATGCCTGGGGTGTGCGCCGCATTTATGGCTATCCGGGCGATGGCATCAACGGCGTCTTTGGCGCGCTAAACCGGGCTCAGTCCGACGCCAAAAAATCGAAATCCGGCAATCCCATCCAGCCGATCGAGTTCATCCAGGTTCGCCACGAGGAGATGGCCGCCTTCATGGCTTCCGCGCACGCGAAGTTCACCGGCGAGCTCGGCGTGTGCATCGCCACCTCGGGCCCCGGCGCGTCGCATCTGATCACGGGTCTTTACGACGCGCGAATGGATCACATGCCGGTGCTCGCCATCGCGGGTCAGCAAGCGCGGGCGGCTTTGGGCGGTCACTACCAGCAGGAACTCGATCTCGTCTCGCTGTTCAAGGACGTCGCCGGCGCCTTCGTCGAACAGGCTTCGGTGCCCGCGCAGGTGCGCCATCTCGTCGATCGTGCCGTGCGCACCGCGTTAGCGGAGCGCAAGGTGACAGCCATCATCCTGCCGAACGATCTGCAGGATCTGCCTTACGAAGCACCCAGCCGTAAACACGGCACGCTCCATTCGGGCGTCGGCTATCGCGCCCCGCGCCTCATGCCCTACCCCGACGATCTCAAGCAGGCCGCCGACGTGCTCAACGCCGGCAAGAAGGTCGCGATCCTCGTCGGCGCGGGCGCGCTGCACGCAACCGACGAAGTCATCGCCGTCGCCGAAAAATTGGGCGCGGGTGTCGCCAAGGCGTTGCTCGGCAAAGCCGTGCTACCCGACGACCTGCCGTGGGTGACGGGCTCGATCGGCTTGCTCGGCACCAAGCCGAGCTATGAGCTCATGATGGAATGCGACACGCTACTGATGATCGGCTCGGGCTTTCCGTACTCGGAATTTCTGCCGAAAGAAGGCGCGGCGCGCGGCGTGCAGATCGACCTGAAGGCCGACATGCTGAGTCTGCGTTATCCGATGGAAGTGAACCTCGTCGGCGATAGCGTTGAAACATTGCGTGCCCTGCTGCCGCTACTCGAACAGAAGACGGATCGCGCGTGGCGCAAGAAGATTGAAGGCTGGACCGAGGACTGGTGGAAAACGCTCGACAAGCGCGCGCACGAAGCGGGCAAAGACGCGGTGAATCCGCAGCGTACCGTCTGGGAACTGTCCAAACGCATTCCGGCTAACGCGATCGTTACGAGCGATTCGGGTTCCTGCGCGAACTGGTATGCGCGCGACCTGAAGGTTCAGCGCGGCATGATGTGCTCGCTGTCGGGCGGCCTGGCGTCGATGGGCGCGGCCGTTCCCTATGCGATCGCCGCCAAATTCGCGTTCTCCGAACGGCCGGTGATCGCGCTGGTCGGCGACGGCGCCATGCAGATGAACAACATGGCCGAACTGATCACCGTATCGAAGTACTGGAAAGACTGGGCCGATCCGCGCTGGATCTGCATGGTGCTCAACAACAGCGACCTGAACCAGGTCACGTGGGAACAGCGGGCGATGGAAGGCGACCCCAAGTTCGAGGCGTCGCAGGATATTCCGTCCGTGCCGTATCACAAGTTCGCGGAGTTGATCGGCCTGAAAGGCATCTATGTGGACAACGACGCGCAGATGGGTGCCGCGTGGGACGAAGCGCTGGCATCCGACCGGCCGGTCGTGATCGAAGTGAAGGCCGATCCGAACATTGCGCCGTTGCCGCCGCATATCACGCTCGCCCAGGCCAAGGCGTTCGCGTCGACCTTGATGAAGGGCGATCCGAACGAAGGCAACGTGATCGTCGAAACGGCCAAGCAGGTGCTTGGCGCGGTGCTCCCCGGTCATCACGACAAGTGA